A genomic region of Barnesiella viscericola DSM 18177 contains the following coding sequences:
- the clpB gene encoding ATP-dependent chaperone ClpB — translation MNFDNFTIKSQEAVQKAVQIARDHNEQSIEPVHLLKGILQVGESLTSYLFQKLDVNAGLLNSQVDREIESLPKVSGGEPYLSREANDALQKAIDYSKKLGDQFVALEAMLMGLFLTKSPASSFLKDAGVTEKELGAAIDELRKGKKVTEASAEDTYNALSKYAINLTERARSGKLDPVIGRDDEIRRVLQILSRRTKNNPILIGEPGTGKTAIAEGLAHRIVRGDVPENLKSKQIFSLDMGALIAGAKYKGEFEERLKSVVNEVIQSEGEIILFIDEIHTLVGAGKSDGAMDAANILKPALARGELRAIGATTLDEYQKYFEKDKALERRFQIVMVDEPDEMSSISILRGLKERYENHHKVRIKDDAIIAAVQLSERYITDRFLPDKAIDLMDEAAAKLRIEVDSVPEALDEITRRIKQLEIEREAIKRENDTEKLQQLGKEIADLKEEETKFRAKWQSEKELVNRIQQNKIDIENLRFEADKAEREGDYGKVAEIRYAKIKEKEDDIHATQQRLHELQGDKAMIKEEVDAEDIADVVSRWTGIPVNKMMQSEKDKLLHLEEELHKRVVGQDEAITAIADAVRRSRAGLNDPRKPIGSFIFLGTTGVGKTELAKALAEYLFDDENMMTRIDMSEYQEKFSATRLIGSPPGYVGYDEGGQLTEAIRRKPYSVVLFDEIEKAHPDIFNILLQVLDDGRLTDNKGRLVNFKNTIIIMTSNMGSSLIRENFEKMTDANRSEVIEKTKEQVLEMLKQTIRPEFLNRIDETIMFTPLTKKEIEEIVSLQINNIKKMLEKNGVTLEITPKALSLIATEGYDPEFGARPVKRVIHRLILNQLSKDLLAQKVDRSKPIVVDAENDQIVFRN, via the coding sequence ATGAACTTTGACAATTTTACAATCAAATCGCAGGAGGCCGTGCAAAAGGCCGTGCAGATTGCTCGCGACCACAACGAGCAGTCGATCGAGCCGGTGCATCTGCTGAAAGGGATTCTGCAAGTGGGCGAAAGCCTCACTTCGTATCTGTTCCAGAAGCTTGATGTCAACGCCGGTTTGTTGAACAGTCAGGTCGATCGGGAAATAGAATCGTTGCCCAAGGTAAGCGGGGGCGAACCCTACTTGAGCCGCGAGGCCAACGACGCTCTTCAAAAAGCCATCGACTACTCTAAGAAACTGGGCGACCAGTTTGTAGCCCTCGAAGCCATGCTGATGGGTCTGTTCTTGACGAAAAGTCCGGCTTCGTCCTTCTTGAAGGATGCCGGCGTGACCGAAAAGGAGCTGGGAGCAGCCATCGACGAGTTGCGGAAAGGGAAAAAAGTTACCGAGGCTTCGGCCGAGGATACCTATAATGCGTTGAGCAAATATGCCATCAACTTGACCGAGCGTGCCCGTAGCGGCAAACTCGACCCGGTGATTGGCCGTGACGACGAGATTCGTCGGGTATTGCAGATTTTGAGTCGGCGTACCAAAAACAACCCTATCCTGATAGGTGAACCGGGTACCGGTAAGACGGCTATCGCCGAGGGGTTGGCTCACCGTATCGTGCGTGGCGATGTGCCCGAGAACTTGAAGAGCAAACAGATCTTCTCGCTCGACATGGGTGCCCTTATCGCCGGTGCCAAATACAAGGGTGAATTTGAGGAACGACTCAAATCGGTAGTCAACGAGGTGATTCAAAGCGAAGGCGAGATTATCCTCTTCATCGATGAGATTCACACCTTGGTGGGTGCCGGCAAGAGCGACGGTGCCATGGACGCTGCCAACATCTTGAAACCTGCCCTGGCCCGTGGCGAACTGAGGGCCATCGGTGCCACTACCCTCGACGAGTACCAGAAGTATTTCGAGAAGGATAAGGCTCTTGAACGTCGGTTCCAGATCGTGATGGTCGACGAGCCCGACGAGATGAGCAGCATTTCGATTCTGCGTGGCTTGAAAGAGCGGTATGAAAACCACCACAAAGTGCGGATTAAAGATGATGCCATCATCGCTGCCGTACAGTTGTCGGAACGGTACATTACCGACCGGTTCCTGCCCGATAAGGCCATCGACCTGATGGACGAGGCCGCCGCCAAATTGCGTATCGAGGTCGACTCGGTGCCCGAGGCTCTCGACGAAATCACGCGGCGTATCAAACAGCTCGAAATCGAACGCGAGGCCATCAAGCGGGAAAACGATACCGAGAAGCTGCAACAGCTGGGTAAGGAGATCGCCGACTTGAAGGAGGAGGAGACCAAATTCCGCGCCAAATGGCAATCGGAGAAAGAGCTGGTCAACCGCATACAGCAGAACAAGATCGACATCGAGAACCTGCGCTTCGAGGCCGATAAGGCCGAACGCGAAGGCGACTACGGCAAAGTGGCCGAGATACGGTATGCCAAAATCAAGGAGAAAGAGGACGACATACACGCCACGCAACAACGCTTGCACGAGTTGCAGGGCGACAAGGCCATGATCAAGGAGGAGGTCGATGCCGAGGATATCGCCGACGTGGTATCGCGGTGGACGGGTATCCCCGTGAACAAGATGATGCAGAGCGAGAAAGACAAACTGCTGCACCTCGAAGAGGAGTTGCACAAACGGGTGGTAGGTCAGGACGAGGCCATTACCGCCATTGCCGACGCCGTGCGTCGGAGCCGGGCCGGCTTGAACGATCCCCGCAAACCTATCGGGTCGTTCATCTTCCTGGGTACGACCGGTGTTGGTAAAACCGAGCTAGCCAAGGCGTTGGCCGAATACCTGTTCGACGACGAGAACATGATGACGCGTATCGATATGAGTGAATATCAGGAGAAATTCAGCGCCACGCGACTCATCGGTTCACCTCCCGGATACGTGGGCTACGACGAGGGCGGCCAGCTGACCGAGGCCATCAGACGGAAACCCTATTCGGTAGTTCTGTTCGATGAAATCGAGAAGGCTCACCCCGACATCTTCAACATCTTGTTGCAGGTACTCGACGATGGCCGTCTGACCGATAACAAGGGCCGGTTGGTCAACTTCAAGAACACCATTATCATCATGACCTCCAACATGGGGTCGTCGCTGATACGGGAGAACTTCGAGAAGATGACTGATGCCAATCGCTCCGAGGTAATCGAAAAGACCAAAGAGCAGGTTTTGGAGATGTTGAAACAGACCATACGTCCCGAATTCCTCAACCGTATCGACGAGACCATCATGTTCACGCCGCTTACGAAGAAAGAGATTGAAGAGATTGTTTCGCTGCAAATCAACAACATCAAGAAGATGCTCGAGAAGAACGGTGTTACGCTCGAAATCACACCCAAGGCCCTGAGCCTCATCGCCACCGAGGGTTACGACCCCGAGTTTGGTGCCCGTCCCGTCAAACGGGTTATCCACCGGCTTATCCTCAACCAGTTGTCGAAAGACCTGCTGGCTCAGAAAGTCGACCGCTCGAAACCTATCGTGGTCGATGCCGAAAACGATCAAATCGTATTCCGCAACTGA
- a CDS encoding Spy/CpxP family protein refolding chaperone codes for MKRTIVSVALVLALTMSAFAGNQDKKQRREKCEFPCEQMVKELNLSEKQVSQLKEANEQFAAEMKALREKKQESQKSSRESMKAARERRDSTMKSVLTKDQYIQYLEQKIERLERRPDGRLDRNARPIRRFDGKKGRMHMRTVCPENIEAPTPADAPAINPPAPEEIK; via the coding sequence ATGAAAAGAACGATTGTATCGGTAGCTTTGGTATTAGCTTTGACCATGAGTGCCTTTGCCGGAAATCAAGATAAGAAACAGCGTCGCGAAAAATGTGAATTCCCCTGCGAGCAGATGGTGAAAGAGTTGAACCTGAGCGAAAAGCAAGTGTCGCAGTTGAAGGAGGCCAACGAGCAGTTCGCTGCCGAGATGAAGGCGTTGCGCGAGAAGAAACAAGAGTCCCAGAAGAGTAGCCGCGAGTCGATGAAGGCCGCTCGCGAACGTCGCGACTCCACGATGAAATCGGTCTTGACCAAAGATCAGTACATACAGTATCTGGAACAGAAGATAGAGCGCCTCGAACGTCGTCCCGATGGCCGTCTTGACCGCAACGCCCGTCCGATAAGGCGATTCGACGGCAAGAAGGGACGCATGCACATGAGAACGGTTTGCCCGGAAAATATCGAGGCTCCGACTCCGGCCGATGCTCCAGCTATCAATCCTCCGGCTCCGGAAGAAATCAAATAA
- a CDS encoding sialidase family protein, which translates to MRRFFLFLSWVGLAAIAVAADTVFVKEARVPVLLERQDNVLFYLRIPARESRVLDGVTLDLSDCDARGDIAAVKLYYGGVEARQDEGKNRFAPVAYVSSQHAGKTLAADPSYSIECARVDNPGKRIELRADYKLYPGVNFFWVSVQMKPGASLASKLRAGVESVSLDGAAALCRRVSPEGIEHRMAIGVRHAGDDGVAAFRIPGLVTTDRGTLLGVYDVRYNSSVDLQEHIDVGLSRSTDGGKSWEPMRLPLSFGEYGGLPAAQNGVGDPSILFDPHTRTVWIAAAWTHGMGNQRAWWSSQPGMDMERTAQLVLTKSTDDGQTWSAPINITSQVKDPSWRFLLQGPGRGIAMHDGTLVFPIQFIDSVGVPSAGVMYSRDGGESWHIHNPARSNTTEAQVVELADGVLMLNMRDNRGGSRAVAVTADLGRTWTEHESSRRALPEPVCMASLIRVEADDNVLGRDLLLFSNPNTTKGRHHITVKASLDGGATWLPENQLLLDEEEGWGYTCLTMVDRETVGILYESSVAHMTFQTFKLTELVRKK; encoded by the coding sequence ATGCGAAGATTTTTCCTCTTTCTCTCTTGGGTGGGGCTGGCCGCGATAGCGGTGGCCGCCGATACGGTTTTTGTCAAGGAGGCTCGGGTGCCGGTACTGCTCGAGCGGCAGGACAATGTGTTGTTCTATTTGCGTATTCCCGCCCGGGAGAGCCGGGTGCTCGACGGGGTGACGCTCGATTTGTCGGACTGTGATGCCCGGGGTGACATCGCTGCCGTAAAACTCTATTACGGTGGTGTGGAGGCTCGGCAGGACGAGGGGAAGAATCGCTTTGCCCCGGTCGCCTATGTGTCGAGCCAGCATGCCGGTAAGACGTTGGCGGCCGACCCGTCGTATTCGATTGAATGCGCCCGGGTTGACAATCCGGGCAAGCGGATTGAGTTGCGGGCCGACTACAAGCTGTACCCGGGTGTCAATTTCTTTTGGGTGAGTGTGCAGATGAAGCCGGGCGCCTCGCTCGCCTCGAAGCTGCGGGCCGGGGTGGAGTCTGTCTCGCTCGACGGGGCGGCAGCTCTCTGCCGGCGAGTGTCGCCCGAGGGTATCGAGCACCGCATGGCCATCGGGGTGCGCCATGCCGGCGACGACGGGGTGGCGGCGTTCCGCATTCCCGGGTTGGTGACGACCGACCGGGGTACGTTGCTGGGAGTGTATGACGTGCGCTACAACAGCAGTGTCGACTTGCAGGAGCACATCGACGTGGGGCTGAGCCGCAGCACCGACGGCGGCAAGAGTTGGGAACCCATGCGTTTGCCCCTCTCGTTTGGCGAATATGGCGGTCTGCCCGCCGCTCAGAATGGCGTGGGCGACCCCTCGATACTCTTCGACCCCCACACCCGCACCGTGTGGATTGCCGCGGCCTGGACTCATGGCATGGGCAACCAGCGGGCCTGGTGGAGTTCGCAACCGGGCATGGATATGGAACGCACGGCTCAGCTCGTGCTCACCAAAAGTACCGACGACGGCCAAACCTGGTCGGCCCCCATCAACATCACTTCGCAGGTGAAAGACCCCTCGTGGCGGTTCCTGCTGCAAGGTCCGGGGCGGGGTATCGCCATGCACGACGGTACGCTGGTCTTTCCCATTCAGTTTATCGACTCGGTGGGGGTACCCAGTGCCGGGGTGATGTACAGCCGCGACGGAGGCGAGAGTTGGCACATTCACAATCCAGCCCGAAGCAATACCACCGAGGCTCAGGTGGTCGAGTTGGCCGACGGTGTACTCATGCTCAACATGCGCGACAACCGGGGCGGAAGCCGGGCGGTGGCCGTCACCGCCGATCTGGGCCGTACCTGGACCGAACACGAGTCGTCGCGCCGGGCTCTGCCCGAGCCGGTGTGTATGGCCAGCCTCATTCGGGTCGAGGCCGACGACAATGTGCTGGGGCGCGACCTGCTGCTTTTCTCCAACCCCAACACCACCAAGGGGCGCCATCACATTACGGTCAAGGCCAGTCTCGACGGTGGGGCCACCTGGCTCCCCGAGAATCAATTGTTGCTCGACGAGGAGGAGGGGTGGGGGTACACCTGCCTTACGATGGTCGACCGCGAAACGGTGGGCATTCTCTACGAGAGCAGTGTGGCGCACATGACTTTTCAAACGTTTAAACTCACCGAACTCGTCCGTAAAAAATAG
- a CDS encoding replication-associated recombination protein A: MLQPLAERLRPKTLDEYIGQEHLVGPGAVLRRMIDSGKISSFILWGPPGVGKTTLAHIISQQLQAPFFTLSAVQSGVKEVREVLDRCKANIFAKVRPILFIDEIHRFSKSQQDSLLGAVEYGTVTLIGATTENPSFEVIRPLLSRCQVYVLKPLEVKHLQQLLDRAIHQDTYLKNRDIEVRETDALFRYSGGDARKLLNIIDLISQAVGEDDKIVIDDAIVTERLQQNPAAYDKNGEMHYDIISAFIKSIRGSDPDAAIYWLARMVEGGEDPAFIARRLVISASEDIGLANPNALLLANACFDAVQNIGWPESRIIMAETTIYLASSPKSNSAYMAINQALNTVRETGNLPVPLHLRNAPTQLMKELDYGKNYQYAHDYPGHFVNQQYLPDDLKNSGWWKPQNNPAENKLKDHLNELWKGRYK, from the coding sequence ATGTTACAACCGTTGGCAGAAAGACTCAGACCCAAGACCTTGGACGAATACATCGGGCAGGAACACCTGGTGGGCCCGGGTGCCGTGCTGCGCCGCATGATCGACTCGGGCAAAATCTCCTCCTTCATTCTCTGGGGGCCGCCGGGGGTGGGCAAAACCACGCTGGCCCACATCATATCGCAACAGCTGCAAGCTCCGTTCTTCACCCTCAGTGCCGTACAGTCGGGGGTCAAGGAGGTGCGCGAGGTGCTCGACCGCTGCAAGGCCAACATCTTCGCCAAGGTGCGCCCGATTCTCTTCATCGACGAAATTCACCGATTCAGCAAATCGCAGCAAGACTCCCTGCTGGGGGCCGTCGAATACGGCACGGTCACGCTCATCGGAGCCACGACCGAGAATCCCTCGTTCGAGGTCATACGGCCGCTGCTCTCGCGCTGCCAGGTATATGTACTCAAACCGCTCGAAGTCAAGCACCTGCAACAGCTACTCGACCGGGCTATCCACCAAGATACCTATCTGAAAAATCGTGACATCGAGGTGCGCGAGACCGATGCCCTCTTCCGCTACTCGGGGGGCGATGCCCGCAAGCTGCTCAACATCATCGACCTCATCTCGCAAGCCGTGGGCGAAGACGATAAGATTGTCATAGACGATGCCATCGTCACCGAGCGGCTGCAACAGAACCCCGCCGCCTACGACAAGAACGGCGAGATGCACTATGACATCATATCGGCCTTCATCAAATCGATACGGGGCAGCGACCCCGACGCCGCCATCTACTGGCTGGCCCGCATGGTCGAGGGGGGAGAAGACCCCGCCTTCATTGCCCGCCGACTGGTCATCTCGGCCTCGGAGGATATCGGGCTGGCCAACCCCAACGCCCTGCTGCTGGCCAACGCCTGCTTCGATGCCGTGCAGAACATCGGGTGGCCCGAGAGCCGCATCATCATGGCCGAGACCACCATCTACCTGGCCAGTTCGCCCAAGAGCAACTCGGCCTACATGGCCATCAACCAGGCATTGAACACCGTGCGCGAGACCGGCAACCTGCCGGTGCCCCTGCACCTGCGCAACGCTCCCACGCAACTGATGAAGGAGCTCGACTACGGCAAGAACTACCAGTATGCCCACGACTATCCCGGACACTTCGTCAACCAGCAATACCTGCCCGACGACCTGAAAAACTCCGGCTGGTGGAAGCCGCAAAACAATCCGGCCGAAAACAAACTGAAAGACCACCTGAACGAGTTGTGGAAAGGACGATACAAATAA
- the serC gene encoding 3-phosphoserine/phosphohydroxythreonine transaminase produces the protein MKKHNFYAGPSILSEYTIKNTADAVINFAGTGLSLMEISHRSKEFTAVIEEAQALVKELLEVPDGYSVLFLGGGASLQFCMVPYNLLNKKAAYLETGTWAVNAIKEARLFGEVDVVASSKEANFSYIPKGYTVPDDADYFHFTSNNTIYGTEMRFDPDVKVPLVADMSSDIFSRPIDVSKYDVIYAGAQKNLAPAGVTIVIVKESALGHVDRAIPTMLDYRTHVKKGSMFNTPPCLPIYAALQTLKYYKELGGIKEMERRDLEKAAILYDAIDSSKMFVGTAAHEDRSIMNVCFVMKEEYKDLEGAFIEYATSKGIVGIKGHRSVGGFRASIYNAMPKSSVEMLIETMKEFEKNH, from the coding sequence ATGAAGAAGCACAATTTCTATGCAGGACCCTCTATCCTGAGCGAGTACACCATCAAAAACACGGCCGACGCCGTTATCAACTTTGCCGGTACGGGTCTATCCCTGATGGAAATTTCGCACCGCAGCAAAGAGTTTACTGCCGTTATCGAAGAGGCTCAGGCGCTGGTCAAAGAGTTGCTCGAAGTTCCTGACGGATATTCGGTACTGTTCCTGGGTGGCGGTGCCAGCCTGCAATTCTGCATGGTCCCCTACAACCTGCTGAATAAAAAAGCAGCCTACCTCGAAACGGGTACCTGGGCTGTCAACGCCATCAAAGAGGCCCGTCTCTTCGGCGAAGTCGACGTGGTAGCTTCTTCAAAAGAGGCCAACTTCTCATACATTCCCAAAGGCTATACCGTACCCGACGACGCTGACTATTTCCACTTCACCTCGAACAACACCATCTACGGTACCGAAATGCGTTTCGATCCCGATGTGAAAGTGCCTCTGGTAGCCGACATGTCGTCCGATATTTTCTCGCGTCCCATCGACGTATCGAAATACGACGTCATCTACGCCGGAGCCCAGAAGAACCTGGCTCCTGCCGGTGTGACCATCGTCATCGTCAAGGAGTCGGCCCTCGGCCACGTAGATCGCGCTATCCCCACCATGCTCGACTACCGCACCCATGTGAAGAAAGGCTCGATGTTCAACACACCGCCCTGTCTGCCCATCTATGCCGCCCTGCAAACCCTCAAATATTACAAAGAGCTGGGCGGTATCAAGGAGATGGAACGCCGCGACCTCGAAAAAGCCGCTATCCTCTACGACGCCATCGATTCGAGCAAGATGTTCGTGGGCACCGCCGCTCATGAAGACCGTTCGATCATGAACGTCTGCTTCGTGATGAAAGAGGAGTACAAGGACCTCGAAGGCGCATTCATCGAATATGCCACCTCGAAAGGCATCGTAGGTATCAAGGGACACCGCTCGGTAGGCGGATTCAGAGCCTCCATCTACAACGCCATGCCCAAATCGAGCGTCGAGATGCTCATCGAGACCATGAAGGAATTTGAAAAGAACCATTAA
- a CDS encoding NAD(P)-dependent oxidoreductase produces the protein MKVLVATEKPFATVAVNGIKEVLDAAGIEMALLEKYTAKADLLKAVEDADGLIVRSDIVDAEVLDAAKKLKIIVRAGAGYDNIDLNAATAKGVCVMNTPGQNSNAVAELVFGMTILMIRNHFNGTSGTELKGKKLGIHAYGQVGRNVARIAKGFGMELYAFDPYCPNEVMEKDGVKPVASVEELYRTCQFVSLHIPATAETKQSINHALMSLMPKGAVLINTARKEVIHEEDLARVLEERADFRYVADVAPANAAALTEKFGDRVFFTPKKMGAQTAEANINAGIAAARQSVGFLKEGIDRFRVNK, from the coding sequence ATGAAAGTATTGGTAGCCACAGAAAAGCCGTTTGCCACAGTAGCCGTGAACGGCATTAAAGAGGTACTCGATGCCGCCGGTATCGAAATGGCTCTTTTGGAGAAATACACCGCCAAGGCCGACTTGCTGAAAGCGGTCGAGGACGCCGACGGACTGATTGTGCGCAGCGACATCGTAGATGCCGAGGTGCTCGACGCCGCCAAGAAACTGAAAATCATTGTTCGCGCCGGTGCCGGATATGACAACATCGACCTGAATGCCGCCACGGCCAAGGGTGTATGCGTCATGAATACGCCGGGACAGAACTCCAATGCCGTGGCCGAACTGGTATTCGGCATGACAATACTGATGATTCGCAACCACTTCAACGGCACATCGGGAACTGAACTCAAAGGCAAAAAGCTGGGTATCCACGCCTATGGACAAGTGGGTCGCAACGTGGCCCGCATCGCCAAAGGATTCGGCATGGAACTCTACGCCTTCGATCCCTACTGCCCCAACGAGGTGATGGAGAAAGACGGCGTGAAGCCCGTGGCATCGGTCGAAGAGCTCTACCGCACCTGCCAGTTCGTATCTCTGCATATCCCGGCCACAGCCGAGACGAAACAGTCGATTAACCACGCCTTGATGTCGCTGATGCCCAAAGGTGCCGTGCTCATCAACACGGCCCGCAAAGAGGTAATTCACGAAGAGGATCTGGCCCGCGTGCTCGAAGAGCGTGCCGACTTCCGCTACGTAGCCGACGTGGCTCCGGCCAACGCCGCTGCCTTGACCGAGAAATTCGGCGACCGCGTATTCTTCACCCCGAAGAAGATGGGTGCCCAAACGGCCGAGGCCAATATCAACGCCGGTATCGCCGCCGCCCGTCAGTCGGTAGGATTCCTGAAAGAGGGTATTGACCGATTCAGAGTCAACAAGTAA
- a CDS encoding MIP family channel protein: MKKYLAEMLGTMVLVLMGCGSAVFAGNMAGICGEGVGTLGVAMAFGLSVVAMAYTIGGISGCHINPAITLGVWLSKRMSGKDAAMYMIFQVIGAIIGSAIIYVLVSTGGSSGATMTGANSFGEGEALQAFIAEAVFTFIFVLVVLGTTDEKRGAGNFAGLAIGLSLVLIHIVCIPITGTSVNPARSIAPALFEGGVALSQLWLFIVAPFLGAAFSAFAWRALTK; this comes from the coding sequence ATGAAAAAGTATTTAGCAGAAATGTTGGGTACCATGGTCCTCGTTTTGATGGGTTGTGGTAGTGCCGTCTTTGCCGGCAACATGGCCGGTATTTGCGGTGAAGGTGTAGGCACATTGGGCGTAGCCATGGCCTTTGGCCTTTCGGTAGTAGCTATGGCTTATACCATCGGAGGCATCTCGGGGTGCCACATCAACCCGGCCATCACACTGGGGGTGTGGCTGTCGAAGCGCATGAGCGGGAAAGATGCCGCCATGTACATGATATTCCAGGTTATCGGGGCGATTATCGGCTCGGCCATCATCTATGTATTGGTGTCGACCGGCGGTTCGTCGGGTGCGACAATGACCGGGGCCAACAGTTTTGGCGAGGGTGAGGCGTTGCAGGCATTCATAGCCGAGGCGGTCTTTACTTTCATCTTTGTGTTGGTGGTGCTGGGTACGACCGACGAAAAGCGGGGAGCCGGTAACTTTGCCGGTCTGGCCATCGGTTTGTCACTGGTGCTGATTCACATCGTATGTATTCCCATCACGGGTACGTCGGTAAACCCGGCCCGTAGTATTGCACCGGCTCTCTTCGAGGGCGGTGTAGCTCTTTCGCAACTGTGGCTCTTCATCGTGGCTCCGTTCCTCGGGGCTGCCTTCTCGGCTTTTGCCTGGCGTGCCTTGACCAAATAA
- a CDS encoding FprA family A-type flavoprotein — translation MMKITEIAEGIHYVGVNDRSKHKFENLWPLPYGVSYNAYLITDEKNVLVDTADAAYTDRLLDHITEIIGDGTIDYLVINHMEPDHSASIQFIRQKYPHMTIVGNTKTLEMVKGYYGIDDNTLCVKNGDTLALGKRSLTFYLTPMVHWPETMMTYCNETGTLFSGDAFGCFGTLDGGIKDTQLNTSKYWDEMYRYYSNIVGKYGSAVQTALKKLACIDIKTICSTHGPVWEQEVSRVIDIYDRLSRYESEPGVVIAYGSMYGHTEQMAEEIARELAANGIKNIVMHNVSHDDPSYILQSIFRYRGLIIGSPTYSNRLYPEVDMLTQMIATRDIKNRIFGYFGSFSWAGAAVKHLAAFGESMKWETLPCCVEMKQGLTPEIKERCRALGCEMASRMKE, via the coding sequence ATTATGAAGATAACAGAAATCGCAGAAGGAATACACTATGTAGGGGTCAACGACCGCAGTAAGCACAAGTTTGAGAACCTTTGGCCGCTCCCGTACGGCGTATCCTACAACGCCTATCTGATTACCGACGAAAAGAATGTATTGGTCGATACCGCCGACGCCGCCTATACCGACCGGCTGCTGGATCATATAACCGAGATTATCGGCGACGGCACAATCGATTACCTCGTCATCAACCACATGGAGCCCGACCACTCGGCATCGATTCAGTTTATCCGTCAGAAGTATCCGCACATGACTATTGTGGGTAATACCAAAACGCTTGAAATGGTGAAGGGCTATTATGGCATTGACGACAACACCCTGTGTGTCAAAAATGGAGACACGCTGGCACTGGGAAAACGATCGCTCACCTTTTATCTGACCCCCATGGTCCACTGGCCCGAGACGATGATGACCTATTGCAACGAAACGGGAACGCTCTTCTCGGGCGACGCTTTCGGCTGCTTCGGTACCCTCGACGGTGGTATCAAGGACACGCAGCTGAATACCTCGAAATATTGGGACGAGATGTATCGCTACTACTCCAACATCGTGGGCAAATACGGGTCGGCCGTACAAACGGCTTTGAAAAAGCTGGCCTGTATCGACATCAAAACCATCTGCTCGACCCATGGTCCCGTGTGGGAACAGGAGGTAAGCCGGGTCATCGACATTTACGACCGGTTGAGCCGGTATGAATCGGAGCCGGGCGTTGTCATCGCCTATGGCAGCATGTATGGGCACACCGAACAGATGGCCGAGGAGATAGCGCGTGAACTGGCTGCGAACGGGATTAAAAACATTGTCATGCACAATGTGTCGCACGACGACCCGTCGTATATTCTTCAAAGCATATTCCGTTACCGGGGTCTTATCATCGGCAGCCCCACCTATTCCAACCGGTTGTATCCCGAGGTCGACATGCTCACTCAGATGATTGCCACGCGCGACATCAAGAACCGCATATTCGGCTACTTTGGTTCATTCTCGTGGGCCGGTGCTGCCGTGAAACATCTGGCCGCTTTCGGCGAATCGATGAAGTGGGAGACTTTGCCCTGCTGCGTAGAGATGAAACAGGGGCTTACCCCCGAAATAAAAGAGCGGTGCCGGGCTCTTGGTTGTGAG